From Gallus gallus isolate bGalGal1 chromosome 14, bGalGal1.mat.broiler.GRCg7b, whole genome shotgun sequence, one genomic window encodes:
- the GRID2IP gene encoding delphilin isoform X9, producing MLLTQESHQHLIDSIRIFIPKKHRQRFDEVVSQSLISKLCRSKSEQHSNRLRRSRSEDHQERLLVSTRASSVPRSHEELSKSLRKTTSLITSNVASGAARRTVRVYKGNKSFGFTLRGHAPVWIESVLPGSPAENAALKPGDRILFLNGLDMRNCSHDKVVSMLQGSGAMPTLVVEEGIVNFSSAEPEAEERYRSSVRGASLCRSSLRANRPEEGGAAGQSDTVEVPVRLIPGERQAGDGTSLPETPNPKMMSAVYAELENRLLGSFASKVGSAALHHASPPAPNPAHAAGSTRFPSAPERGRRGGVSGGSRNRPAAPCPAGARRSGVPVSWPSDPLAAQQCYYRLHSSLQSPSSTESNPYVSLDSSPAPSPQHRPYPLSPLSRRKKLFTFSRPPRSRDTDRFLDALSEQLGHRVTIVDDFLTPENDYEEMSFHDDQGSYVTNDVSSSEYISSSDEGSSLTYSTLSDHIPPPPLSPPPPPPPLQFHDPQPVPAKAEAPKASTSPAPKPLVGHLHPVPPPPPPPPPPPVPCAPPLHRGLLHRRSETNHMSVKRLRWEQVENSEGTIWGQLGEDSDYDKLSDMVKYLDLELHFGTQKPTISLPEPTFMPETFKKKDVVEILSHKKAYNTSILIAHLKLSHMELRQILMTMETDRLEPSHIKQLLLYAPDGEEVQRFQNYKENPGKLSEPDQFVLQMLSVPEYKIRLRSLHFKTTLQEKTEEIKASYECICKASLELKSSKKLAKILEFVLAMGNYLNNGQPKTSKTTGFKINFLTELNTTKTVDGKSTFLHILAKSLSQHFPELLGFAKDLPTVPLAAKVNQRTLTADLKDLHTTVSDIQMACHSMPATAEDRFAIVMTSFLESAQPAMRSLDDLQHRAMEEFSKVLSFFGEDSKMTTSEAFFGIFAEFMSKFERALTDVQVGDSQRSPRMTSPLAW from the exons ATGCTGCTCACTCAGGAATCCCACCAGCACCTCATCGACAGCATCAG GATTTTCATCCCCAAGAAACACCGGCAGCGCTTCGATGAGGTGGTGTCACAGAGCCTGATCAGCAAGCTGTGTCGCTCCAAGagtgagcagcacagcaacCGCCTGCGGCGCAGCCGGAGCGAGGACCACCAGGAGCGGCTGCTCGTGTCCACCCGCGCCAGCTCTGTGCCCCGCAGCCACGAGGAGCTCAGCAAGAGCCTGCGGAAAACCACCTCGCTCATCACCAGCAATGTGGCCTCAGGGGCTGCCCGCAG GACGGTGCGAGTTTATAAAGGCAACAAAAGCTTTGGCTTCACGCTGCGTGGACATGCACCAGTGTGGATCGAGTCTGTTCTGCCAG GGAGTCCGGCTGAGAACGCTGCGCTCAAACCTGGAGACCGAATCCTATTTCTCAATGGCCTGGACATGAG GAACTGCTCTCATGACAAGGTGGTATCGATGCTGCAGGGCAGCGGGGCGATGCCCACCTTGGTGGTGGAAGAGGGCATCGTCAACTTCTCCAGTG ctgagcccgAGGCAGAGGAGCGCTACCGCAGCTCAGTGCGAGGGGCATCCTTGTGCCGGAGCAGCCTCCGGGCCAACCGCCCCGAGGAAgggggggctgcag GTCAAAGTGACACCGTGGAGGTCCCGGTTCGCCTGATCCCTGGAGAGAGGCAGGCTGGCGATGGCACATCCCTGCCAGAGACACCCAACCCCAAAATG ATGTCAGCTGTCTACGCAGAACTGGAGAACCGCCTGCTGGGCAGCTTTGCCAGCAaggtgggcagtgctgccctgcaccACGCATCGCCCCCAGCCCCCAACCCGGCACATGCTGCAGGTAGCACCCGATTTCCCTCAGCTCCAGAGAGAGGCAGACGTGGGGGGGTCTCCGGTGGCAGCAGGAACCGCCCGGCAGCGCCCTGTCCTGCAGGTGCCCGCAGATCGGGGGTGCCCGTCTCGTGGCCAAGCGACCCCCTGGCCGCCCAGCAGTGCTACTACCGcctgcacagcagcctgcagtccCCAAGCAGCACCGAGTCCAATCCCTATGTCAGCCTGGACAGCAGCCCGGCCCCGTCCCCCCAGCACCGGCCCTACCCGCTCAGCCCGCTGTCGCGGCGCAAGAAGCTCTTCACCTTCTCCAGGCCACCACGCAGCCGTGACACCGACCGCTTCCTGGACGCGCTCAGCGAGCAGCTGGGACACCGTGTCACCATTGTGGATGATTTCCTCACCCCCGAGAATGACTATGAGGAG aTGAGCTTCCACGATGACCAGGGCAGCTATGTCACCAATGACGTCAGCAGCAGCGAGTACATCAGCAGCAGTGATGAGGGCAGCTCCCTCACCTACTCCACGCTGTCGGATCACATCCCCCCACCTCCGCTCAGCCccccgccgccaccgcccccCCTGCAGTTCCATGACCCCCAACCTGTCCCTGCCAAGGCTGAGGCCCCCAAGGCCAGCACCTCTCCTGCTCCCAAGCCCCTGGTGGGCCACCTGCACCCTGTTCCACCTCCACCGCCGCCCCCGCCACCCCCACCTGTGCCCTGCGCTCCCCCCCTGCACCGGGGGCTGCTGCACCGCCGGAGCGAGACCAACCACATGAGTGTCAAGAGGCTGCGGTGGGAGCAGGTGGAAAACTCAGAGGGGACCATCTGGGGACAG CTCGGGGAGGACTCGGACTATGACAAGCTGAGCGACATGGTCAAATACCTTGACCTGGAGCTTCATTTCGGGACGCAGAAGCCAACCA TTTCTCTTCCAGAGCCAACTTTCATGcctgaaacatttaaaaagaaagacgTGGTCGAAATTTTGTCCCACAAAAAGGCCTACAACACAT ccatcCTGATCGCCCACCTGAAGCTCTCACACATGGAACTGCGCCAGATCCTCATGACAATGGAGACAGACCGCCTGGAGCCTTCCCACAtcaagcagctcctgctgtacGCCCCGGATGGGGAGGAGGTGCAGCGCTTCCAGAACTACAAGGAGAACCCTGGCAAGCTGAGCGAGCCTGACCAGTTCGTGCTGCAG ATGCTGTCAGTACCAGAGTACAAGATCCGACTGCGCAGCCTTCACTTTAAGACCACTCTGCAGGAGAAGACAGAGGAGATCAAAGCAAGCTATGAATGTATTTGCAAGGCCTCTCTggagctgaaaagcagcaagaagTTGGCGAAGATCCTGGAG TTTGTACTCGCCATGGGAAACTACCTGAACAACGGGCAGCCCAAGACCAGCAAAACGACAGGCTTCAAAATCAACTTCCTCACAGAG ctgaacaCAACCAAGACCGTTGATGGGAAATCCACCTTCCTGCACATCCTTGCCAAATCTCTCAGCCAACACTTCCCAGAGCTCTTGGGCTTTGCCAAGGATCTTCCCACAGTGCCGCTCGCTGCCAAAG tGAACCAGAGGACGCTGACAGCCGACCTGAAGGACCTTCACACCACGGTCAGTGACATCCAGATGGCCTGCCACAGCATGCCAGCCACTGCCGAGGACCGGTTCGCCATCGTGATGACC TCCTTCCTGGAGAGCGCGCAGCCCGCCATGCGCTCGCTGGACgacctgcagcacagggccatgGAGGAGTTCAGCAAGGTGCTGTCCTTCTTTGGGGAAGACTCCAAAATGACAACTTCAGAAGCTTTCTTTGGCATTTTTGCAGAATTCATGAGCAAGTTTGAG CGGGCGCTCACAGATGTGCAGGTTGGAGACAGCCAGCGCAGCCCCAGGATGACATCCCCCCTTGCCTGGTGA
- the GRID2IP gene encoding delphilin isoform X8 yields the protein MLLTQESHQHLIDSIRIFIPKKHRQRFDEVVSQSLISKLCRSKSEQHSNRLRRSRSEDHQERLLVSTRASSVPRSHEELSKSLRKTTSLITSNVASGAARRTVRVYKGNKSFGFTLRGHAPVWIESVLPGSPAENAALKPGDRILFLNGLDMRNCSHDKVVSMLQGSGAMPTLVVEEGIVNFSSAEPEAEERYRSSVRGASLCRSSLRANRPEEGGAAAGQSDTVEVPVRLIPGERQAGDGTSLPETPNPKMMSAVYAELENRLLGSFASKVGSAALHHASPPAPNPAHAAGSTRFPSAPERGRRGGVSGGSRNRPAAPCPAGARRSGVPVSWPSDPLAAQQCYYRLHSSLQSPSSTESNPYVSLDSSPAPSPQHRPYPLSPLSRRKKLFTFSRPPRSRDTDRFLDALSEQLGHRVTIVDDFLTPENDYEEMSFHDDQGSYVTNDVSSSEYISSSDEGSSLTYSTLSDHIPPPPLSPPPPPPPLQFHDPQPVPAKAEAPKASTSPAPKPLVGHLHPVPPPPPPPPPPPVPCAPPLHRGLLHRRSETNHMSVKRLRWEQVENSEGTIWGQLGEDSDYDKLSDMVKYLDLELHFGTQKPTISLPEPTFMPETFKKKDVVEILSHKKAYNTSILIAHLKLSHMELRQILMTMETDRLEPSHIKQLLLYAPDGEEVQRFQNYKENPGKLSEPDQFVLQMLSVPEYKIRLRSLHFKTTLQEKTEEIKASYECICKASLELKSSKKLAKILEFVLAMGNYLNNGQPKTSKTTGFKINFLTELNTTKTVDGKSTFLHILAKSLSQHFPELLGFAKDLPTVPLAAKVNQRTLTADLKDLHTTVSDIQMACHSMPATAEDRFAIVMTSFLESAQPAMRSLDDLQHRAMEEFSKVLSFFGEDSKMTTSEAFFGIFAEFMSKFERALTDVQVGDSQRSPRMTSPLAW from the exons ATGCTGCTCACTCAGGAATCCCACCAGCACCTCATCGACAGCATCAG GATTTTCATCCCCAAGAAACACCGGCAGCGCTTCGATGAGGTGGTGTCACAGAGCCTGATCAGCAAGCTGTGTCGCTCCAAGagtgagcagcacagcaacCGCCTGCGGCGCAGCCGGAGCGAGGACCACCAGGAGCGGCTGCTCGTGTCCACCCGCGCCAGCTCTGTGCCCCGCAGCCACGAGGAGCTCAGCAAGAGCCTGCGGAAAACCACCTCGCTCATCACCAGCAATGTGGCCTCAGGGGCTGCCCGCAG GACGGTGCGAGTTTATAAAGGCAACAAAAGCTTTGGCTTCACGCTGCGTGGACATGCACCAGTGTGGATCGAGTCTGTTCTGCCAG GGAGTCCGGCTGAGAACGCTGCGCTCAAACCTGGAGACCGAATCCTATTTCTCAATGGCCTGGACATGAG GAACTGCTCTCATGACAAGGTGGTATCGATGCTGCAGGGCAGCGGGGCGATGCCCACCTTGGTGGTGGAAGAGGGCATCGTCAACTTCTCCAGTG ctgagcccgAGGCAGAGGAGCGCTACCGCAGCTCAGTGCGAGGGGCATCCTTGTGCCGGAGCAGCCTCCGGGCCAACCGCCCCGAGGAAgggggggctgcag CAGGTCAAAGTGACACCGTGGAGGTCCCGGTTCGCCTGATCCCTGGAGAGAGGCAGGCTGGCGATGGCACATCCCTGCCAGAGACACCCAACCCCAAAATG ATGTCAGCTGTCTACGCAGAACTGGAGAACCGCCTGCTGGGCAGCTTTGCCAGCAaggtgggcagtgctgccctgcaccACGCATCGCCCCCAGCCCCCAACCCGGCACATGCTGCAGGTAGCACCCGATTTCCCTCAGCTCCAGAGAGAGGCAGACGTGGGGGGGTCTCCGGTGGCAGCAGGAACCGCCCGGCAGCGCCCTGTCCTGCAGGTGCCCGCAGATCGGGGGTGCCCGTCTCGTGGCCAAGCGACCCCCTGGCCGCCCAGCAGTGCTACTACCGcctgcacagcagcctgcagtccCCAAGCAGCACCGAGTCCAATCCCTATGTCAGCCTGGACAGCAGCCCGGCCCCGTCCCCCCAGCACCGGCCCTACCCGCTCAGCCCGCTGTCGCGGCGCAAGAAGCTCTTCACCTTCTCCAGGCCACCACGCAGCCGTGACACCGACCGCTTCCTGGACGCGCTCAGCGAGCAGCTGGGACACCGTGTCACCATTGTGGATGATTTCCTCACCCCCGAGAATGACTATGAGGAG aTGAGCTTCCACGATGACCAGGGCAGCTATGTCACCAATGACGTCAGCAGCAGCGAGTACATCAGCAGCAGTGATGAGGGCAGCTCCCTCACCTACTCCACGCTGTCGGATCACATCCCCCCACCTCCGCTCAGCCccccgccgccaccgcccccCCTGCAGTTCCATGACCCCCAACCTGTCCCTGCCAAGGCTGAGGCCCCCAAGGCCAGCACCTCTCCTGCTCCCAAGCCCCTGGTGGGCCACCTGCACCCTGTTCCACCTCCACCGCCGCCCCCGCCACCCCCACCTGTGCCCTGCGCTCCCCCCCTGCACCGGGGGCTGCTGCACCGCCGGAGCGAGACCAACCACATGAGTGTCAAGAGGCTGCGGTGGGAGCAGGTGGAAAACTCAGAGGGGACCATCTGGGGACAG CTCGGGGAGGACTCGGACTATGACAAGCTGAGCGACATGGTCAAATACCTTGACCTGGAGCTTCATTTCGGGACGCAGAAGCCAACCA TTTCTCTTCCAGAGCCAACTTTCATGcctgaaacatttaaaaagaaagacgTGGTCGAAATTTTGTCCCACAAAAAGGCCTACAACACAT ccatcCTGATCGCCCACCTGAAGCTCTCACACATGGAACTGCGCCAGATCCTCATGACAATGGAGACAGACCGCCTGGAGCCTTCCCACAtcaagcagctcctgctgtacGCCCCGGATGGGGAGGAGGTGCAGCGCTTCCAGAACTACAAGGAGAACCCTGGCAAGCTGAGCGAGCCTGACCAGTTCGTGCTGCAG ATGCTGTCAGTACCAGAGTACAAGATCCGACTGCGCAGCCTTCACTTTAAGACCACTCTGCAGGAGAAGACAGAGGAGATCAAAGCAAGCTATGAATGTATTTGCAAGGCCTCTCTggagctgaaaagcagcaagaagTTGGCGAAGATCCTGGAG TTTGTACTCGCCATGGGAAACTACCTGAACAACGGGCAGCCCAAGACCAGCAAAACGACAGGCTTCAAAATCAACTTCCTCACAGAG ctgaacaCAACCAAGACCGTTGATGGGAAATCCACCTTCCTGCACATCCTTGCCAAATCTCTCAGCCAACACTTCCCAGAGCTCTTGGGCTTTGCCAAGGATCTTCCCACAGTGCCGCTCGCTGCCAAAG tGAACCAGAGGACGCTGACAGCCGACCTGAAGGACCTTCACACCACGGTCAGTGACATCCAGATGGCCTGCCACAGCATGCCAGCCACTGCCGAGGACCGGTTCGCCATCGTGATGACC TCCTTCCTGGAGAGCGCGCAGCCCGCCATGCGCTCGCTGGACgacctgcagcacagggccatgGAGGAGTTCAGCAAGGTGCTGTCCTTCTTTGGGGAAGACTCCAAAATGACAACTTCAGAAGCTTTCTTTGGCATTTTTGCAGAATTCATGAGCAAGTTTGAG CGGGCGCTCACAGATGTGCAGGTTGGAGACAGCCAGCGCAGCCCCAGGATGACATCCCCCCTTGCCTGGTGA
- the GRID2IP gene encoding delphilin isoform X4, whose amino-acid sequence MSCLGIFIPKKHRQRFDEVVSQSLISKLCRSKSEQHSNRLRRSRSEDHQERLLVSTRASSVPRSHEELSKSLRKTTSLITSNVASGAARRTVRVYKGNKSFGFTLRGHAPVWIESVLPGSPAENAALKPGDRILFLNGLDMRNCSHDKVVSMLQGSGAMPTLVVEEGIVNFSSDSDSADSPTSSSALTSLQWVAEILPSSIKIQGRTFNQQLEHLLTPPERYTICKALESFFQHRNIDTLIVDVYPVLDTPAKQVIWQFIYQLLTYEEQEHCQQKIARFLGYKSLAAEPEAEERYRSSVRGASLCRSSLRANRPEEGGAAAGQSDTVEVPVRLIPGERQAGDGTSLPETPNPKMMSAVYAELENRLLGSFASKVGSAALHHASPPAPNPAHAAGSTRFPSAPERGRRGGVSGGSRNRPAAPCPAGARRSGVPVSWPSDPLAAQQCYYRLHSSLQSPSSTESNPYVSLDSSPAPSPQHRPYPLSPLSRRKKLFTFSRPPRSRDTDRFLDALSEQLGHRVTIVDDFLTPENDYEEMSFHDDQGSYVTNDVSSSEYISSSDEGSSLTYSTLSDHIPPPPLSPPPPPPPLQFHDPQPVPAKAEAPKASTSPAPKPLVGHLHPVPPPPPPPPPPPVPCAPPLHRGLLHRRSETNHMSVKRLRWEQVENSEGTIWGQLGEDSDYDKLSDMVKYLDLELHFGTQKPTISLPEPTFMPETFKKKDVVEILSHKKAYNTSILIAHLKLSHMELRQILMTMETDRLEPSHIKQLLLYAPDGEEVQRFQNYKENPGKLSEPDQFVLQMLSVPEYKIRLRSLHFKTTLQEKTEEIKASYECICKASLELKSSKKLAKILEFVLAMGNYLNNGQPKTSKTTGFKINFLTELNTTKTVDGKSTFLHILAKSLSQHFPELLGFAKDLPTVPLAAKVNQRTLTADLKDLHTTVSDIQMACHSMPATAEDRFAIVMTSFLESAQPAMRSLDDLQHRAMEEFSKVLSFFGEDSKMTTSEAFFGIFAEFMSKFERALTDVQVGDSQRSPRMTSPLAW is encoded by the exons ATGAGCTGCCTCGG GATTTTCATCCCCAAGAAACACCGGCAGCGCTTCGATGAGGTGGTGTCACAGAGCCTGATCAGCAAGCTGTGTCGCTCCAAGagtgagcagcacagcaacCGCCTGCGGCGCAGCCGGAGCGAGGACCACCAGGAGCGGCTGCTCGTGTCCACCCGCGCCAGCTCTGTGCCCCGCAGCCACGAGGAGCTCAGCAAGAGCCTGCGGAAAACCACCTCGCTCATCACCAGCAATGTGGCCTCAGGGGCTGCCCGCAG GACGGTGCGAGTTTATAAAGGCAACAAAAGCTTTGGCTTCACGCTGCGTGGACATGCACCAGTGTGGATCGAGTCTGTTCTGCCAG GGAGTCCGGCTGAGAACGCTGCGCTCAAACCTGGAGACCGAATCCTATTTCTCAATGGCCTGGACATGAG GAACTGCTCTCATGACAAGGTGGTATCGATGCTGCAGGGCAGCGGGGCGATGCCCACCTTGGTGGTGGAAGAGGGCATCGTCAACTTCTCCAGTG ACTCTGACTCTGCCGACTCCCCGACCAGCTCCTCTGCGCTCACCTCCCTGCAGTGGGTGGCAGAGATCCTCCCCTCTAGCATCAAGATTCAAGGGAGGACCTTCAACCAGCAGCTGGAGCACCTGCTTACCCCACCCGAGCGCTATACCATCTGCAAAGCGCTGGAGAGCTTCTTCCAACATCG GAACATTGACACTCTTATTGTGGATGTGTACCCGGTGCTGGACACACCAGCCAAGCAAGTCATTTGGCAGTTTATCTACCAGCTGCTGACGTACGAAGAGCAGGAGCACTGCCAGCAAAAGATTGCCAGGTTTCTTGGTTACAAGTCCTTGGCAG ctgagcccgAGGCAGAGGAGCGCTACCGCAGCTCAGTGCGAGGGGCATCCTTGTGCCGGAGCAGCCTCCGGGCCAACCGCCCCGAGGAAgggggggctgcag CAGGTCAAAGTGACACCGTGGAGGTCCCGGTTCGCCTGATCCCTGGAGAGAGGCAGGCTGGCGATGGCACATCCCTGCCAGAGACACCCAACCCCAAAATG ATGTCAGCTGTCTACGCAGAACTGGAGAACCGCCTGCTGGGCAGCTTTGCCAGCAaggtgggcagtgctgccctgcaccACGCATCGCCCCCAGCCCCCAACCCGGCACATGCTGCAGGTAGCACCCGATTTCCCTCAGCTCCAGAGAGAGGCAGACGTGGGGGGGTCTCCGGTGGCAGCAGGAACCGCCCGGCAGCGCCCTGTCCTGCAGGTGCCCGCAGATCGGGGGTGCCCGTCTCGTGGCCAAGCGACCCCCTGGCCGCCCAGCAGTGCTACTACCGcctgcacagcagcctgcagtccCCAAGCAGCACCGAGTCCAATCCCTATGTCAGCCTGGACAGCAGCCCGGCCCCGTCCCCCCAGCACCGGCCCTACCCGCTCAGCCCGCTGTCGCGGCGCAAGAAGCTCTTCACCTTCTCCAGGCCACCACGCAGCCGTGACACCGACCGCTTCCTGGACGCGCTCAGCGAGCAGCTGGGACACCGTGTCACCATTGTGGATGATTTCCTCACCCCCGAGAATGACTATGAGGAG aTGAGCTTCCACGATGACCAGGGCAGCTATGTCACCAATGACGTCAGCAGCAGCGAGTACATCAGCAGCAGTGATGAGGGCAGCTCCCTCACCTACTCCACGCTGTCGGATCACATCCCCCCACCTCCGCTCAGCCccccgccgccaccgcccccCCTGCAGTTCCATGACCCCCAACCTGTCCCTGCCAAGGCTGAGGCCCCCAAGGCCAGCACCTCTCCTGCTCCCAAGCCCCTGGTGGGCCACCTGCACCCTGTTCCACCTCCACCGCCGCCCCCGCCACCCCCACCTGTGCCCTGCGCTCCCCCCCTGCACCGGGGGCTGCTGCACCGCCGGAGCGAGACCAACCACATGAGTGTCAAGAGGCTGCGGTGGGAGCAGGTGGAAAACTCAGAGGGGACCATCTGGGGACAG CTCGGGGAGGACTCGGACTATGACAAGCTGAGCGACATGGTCAAATACCTTGACCTGGAGCTTCATTTCGGGACGCAGAAGCCAACCA TTTCTCTTCCAGAGCCAACTTTCATGcctgaaacatttaaaaagaaagacgTGGTCGAAATTTTGTCCCACAAAAAGGCCTACAACACAT ccatcCTGATCGCCCACCTGAAGCTCTCACACATGGAACTGCGCCAGATCCTCATGACAATGGAGACAGACCGCCTGGAGCCTTCCCACAtcaagcagctcctgctgtacGCCCCGGATGGGGAGGAGGTGCAGCGCTTCCAGAACTACAAGGAGAACCCTGGCAAGCTGAGCGAGCCTGACCAGTTCGTGCTGCAG ATGCTGTCAGTACCAGAGTACAAGATCCGACTGCGCAGCCTTCACTTTAAGACCACTCTGCAGGAGAAGACAGAGGAGATCAAAGCAAGCTATGAATGTATTTGCAAGGCCTCTCTggagctgaaaagcagcaagaagTTGGCGAAGATCCTGGAG TTTGTACTCGCCATGGGAAACTACCTGAACAACGGGCAGCCCAAGACCAGCAAAACGACAGGCTTCAAAATCAACTTCCTCACAGAG ctgaacaCAACCAAGACCGTTGATGGGAAATCCACCTTCCTGCACATCCTTGCCAAATCTCTCAGCCAACACTTCCCAGAGCTCTTGGGCTTTGCCAAGGATCTTCCCACAGTGCCGCTCGCTGCCAAAG tGAACCAGAGGACGCTGACAGCCGACCTGAAGGACCTTCACACCACGGTCAGTGACATCCAGATGGCCTGCCACAGCATGCCAGCCACTGCCGAGGACCGGTTCGCCATCGTGATGACC TCCTTCCTGGAGAGCGCGCAGCCCGCCATGCGCTCGCTGGACgacctgcagcacagggccatgGAGGAGTTCAGCAAGGTGCTGTCCTTCTTTGGGGAAGACTCCAAAATGACAACTTCAGAAGCTTTCTTTGGCATTTTTGCAGAATTCATGAGCAAGTTTGAG CGGGCGCTCACAGATGTGCAGGTTGGAGACAGCCAGCGCAGCCCCAGGATGACATCCCCCCTTGCCTGGTGA